Sequence from the uncultured Flavobacterium sp. genome:
GTTTTTGAAAAAGCTATTGAAGAACGACGATTGGCTTTTGATGCTTTTAAACTGGAATTAATCAAAAGCGAATCTCCATTAAGATTAATTAAAGACTTTTTTATTAGTATCGCTTCCGCAGAAGAAAATGAGCATCTTAAAGGATGTATTATTGCCAATACGGTTGTAGAAATGACTTTTATAGATAAAAATCTGGAAGCCAGTGCGGTTCAAATTTTAAAAGATGTAGAACAAATGTTTACTAAAGCCATTAAAGATGAAAAATTAAAGGGAAACTTAAAAACACCAACACATCCCGAGATCCTTGGGAAATATCTAATAACATTTTGGTGTGGACTTAATACGCTCAGAAGAATGTATCCAGATAAAAATGTCTTAAAAAATCAAATCGAAATGCAATTAGCTGTTATCAGCTAATTTTTTTGAATATTTATGTATCAATCATTACAAAATTAAAATAATAAAAATGAATTTAAAATTAGAAGGAAAAAGAGCATTTATAAGTGGTTCGACACAAGGAATTGGTTTTGCAATTGCCAAACAATTATTAAATGAAAAAGCTGAAGTCATAATCAATGGAAGACATGAAGAAAAGACAAATTTAGCCGTACAAAAATTAAACGATGAATTTCCAGATGCAGTAATTTCAGGAATTGTATGTGATTTAAAAAAAAAAGAAGAAGTAACTGCTTTATTAACTAAATTAAATAATATTGATATTTTGATTAATAACGTTGGTATTTTCGAATTAAAAGACTTTGAAAATCTGGAAGATGAAGAGTGGTATAGAATATTTGAAGTTAATGTGATGAGCTGTATTAGGCTTTCTAAAAAACTTTTACCGCAAATGCTTCAGAAAAAATCAGGAAGAATTGTTTTTATTAGCAGTGAATCTGGCGTGAATATTCCAGGAAATATGATTCATTACGGAATGACAAAAGCTACAATGACGACAATAAGTAATGGTTTATCTAAACTAACTACAGGTACGGAAGTTACAGTGAATGCTATTTTAGGCGGACCAACTTATTCTGACGGAGTTGCTTCAACAATTGAACATATTGCTGCTTTACAAAATATCGAAATTGAACAAATGAAAAATGCCATTATACAGCAGACCAATCCACACTCTTTATTACAGCGTTTCATTGATCCTGAAGAAATTGCTTCGCTGGCTGTTTATTTGTCAAGTCCGATTTCAATTGCTACGAATGGAGCATCATTAAGAGCAGATGGAGGTGTTTTAAAAACTATCTAATTATTCTAAATTGATATATTCCGTAATAAAAATTAAAATTATTCTTTTTGGTCAACAAAATTATATAGTTTCTGCACTTGTCCGTGTTCAATAACAAACAAATCTGGAGTCGATTTTAATTTTACTACAAAAATTGAATTTGTATTTTCTTGAATTCATTTTTGTGTGATTTAAAAGAGTTCGAAATTATTTCTTAAAAAAATATATTTTTACAATTGAAATACTTATGAATTATAACATTTATTTTAAACAATTTAACAGATTAAAACGTTCAATTTGGGATTTGTAGCATTCGTGACAAAGCTGAAATGGAATGAATTCCTTTTTTGCGACAAAAACTTAAAGCTTTTTTTAGAGTATTTCTGCAAGTTTTGAGTTACATAATTTATAAATTGATTAAGTCTGAAATTAAATATAAAAACCTCCACTGGAGGTTTTTAGTATTGAATTAATTATAACCGTTAAAAATTTATTTAAAAAGCGATATTGTATCTGCCATGTTCTCTTTAATTACAAATACTTTTATAAATTCCTGAACTTTACTTTTCGTTTCATCTGTGGTTTCTAATGAGTTGATATTAATTTCATTATCCTGATATAAAATATGTATAATTTCTGTATATCCCTTACAAATTAAACTTCCCTTTAGTCTGATTATTTCAACTTTTGCTGGCAATCCAAATCCTTTTGGACTTTTTGTTTTATAGCTTTTTCCATCACAGATATTTTAAAATTAATAAAGACCTAATTCAAATCAAATGTAGATATTTTTTATTTTTTGCTCTGTTAAAAAAACAACTCCTTTTTATTTATTATTTAAAAATATTCATCTTCTCATCATAACAGGATTTAGAATGTTTAAAAAGTTTAAAATACTATGCAACACATAGCTTTTAATATTGACAATTAATGAGCTATTGTAGAAATCTCTTCACTTAATTACGGTATTATTTAATAGTTATATAACTCCTGAACTTCCATCCTGCCCTCTGCAGGCTTTTCAAAAGAATTGAAATGAAATTCATCGTCCTGATCCAAAATATTAATAATTTCAGTATAGCCCTTAGAAATTGAGTTGCCTTTTAATTTAATTATATCATTTTGCTGGAGTACGTTCAGATCCTTACGAACCTGCAGTTTAACAACTTTTTGCTTTCTAAATTTTAAATTGACATTATAAAATCTACGCTAAAATTAGAAAATAATTGGCTCAAAAACTAACTTTAACACAACATCAATTTTTTCATAAACAAAAAACATTGTAAAAAAGAGAAGGTGAAGTATTTTTAAATGTAATGGATATTTTTAATACATTAGTCTTACAAAAAAAAATAAAATAAGAAGATTTTAGTTATATCACCAAAGATTATTACGAAACACCAGTAATATGTTTTGGAATCAGTTACAAATTTTAGATTTTTTTTAATCAGTTATTAAAAATTCAGAATTAATTCTGAATTGTATTTTAAAATTCACGCTTATTAAAAGTTATGCCGAAACTAAATCCGTCTCACAGCAGATACGCTGTATTATTCTATTTTATGATATGGTTTTTAATCCTGTCACAAATCCTTAGAATCACTTTTTTTATATGGCAGTATGATGAAGTATCCTGGAACATCATAAACCTTTTCAGAACACTTTTTACAGGCTTATTCTATGATATCGGAACAATTACTTTTGTGACACCTACCGCTATTCTTTATTATACGGTTATGCCTAACAAATGGATTGGTTCAGTCCTGGATAAAATTTTAATTTATTTCTTTACCACCTTAACGGTCTTTATTCTGGTGTTTACCTTTTTTGCAGAACTGACCTTTTGGGATGAGTTTAAGACTCGCTTTAATTTCATAGCAGTGGACTACTTAATCTATACCCATGAAGTAGTGGCTAATATCGAGCAGTCCTACCCGCTTCCTTTATTGGTTGGAGGTGTGCTGCTACTTACTATGCTTTTTATTTTCATTTTCTTTAAAAGAGGAGCCTTCGGTAGTACCTTTACAACCAAAGCAAGTGCAAAAACCAGATTAACGGTTTTGAGCGTTTCGGCAGCGGTTGCATTATTCTTTGGATTTTTTATCCATAATTATCAGACCGAATGGTCAGCGAATCGTTATAACTCGGAAATTTCAAAATCAGGAATCTATTCTTTTTTTGCTGCTTTTCGCAACAACCAGATGAAGTATGTTGATTTCTATACTTCTATAGGTAACGATAAAGCATTTGGAATTATAAAAGAAAAACTTAAAGATCCGAATAGCCGTTACAATTCTGCGGGATATTCTATTCATAGAACCATAAAGGACAGCGCAGCATCTGACCAGAAAAAAAATATAGTTTTTGTTCTGGTTGAAAGCTTAAGCGGCAGTTTTTTAAAGGAGTTTGGAAACAAGGAAAACATAACACCTTTTATGGACAGTCTGGCCCAGAAAAGTATATTTTTTAATGATCTTTACGCAACAGGTACGCGAACAGTTCGGGGTATGGAAGCAGTGACACTCTGTATTCCTCCCACCCCAGGACAGTCGATTGTAAAAAGACCTGAAAATCAAAATCTATATACGGTTTGCAGTGTTTTTAAATCAAAAGCATATGACTGTAATTTTTTCTACGGAGGAGACGGCTATTTTGATAACATGAATGCCTATTTTGGCGGAAACGGCTTTACAATATATGACCGGGGGCGCGGTAGTGTACTGAGTGATAAGATAAAAACAACCAGATATAACATCGATGACAATGAAGTAACATTTGAGAATGCATGGGGAATATGCGATGAAGATATCTTCAATAAAATGCTTAGCGTTGCTGATGCGCAGTATAAAAACAATAAGCCTTTTTTCAATTTTGTCATGACCACTTCCAATCACAGGCCCTTTACCTATCCATCGGGAAAAATTGACATTCTATCTGGAACCAGCCGTGAAGGAGCAGTAAAATATACTGACTTTGCCTTAAGGGAATTATTCAGGAAAGCCAGCCAGAAACCGTGGTTTAAAAATACGGTGTTTGTAATCATTGCAGACCACTGTGCCAGCAGCGCCGGCAAGGATGAAATAGATGTTGCCAATTATCATATTCCGGCTCTCATAGTAAACCTGCCCGAGCAGTACAACCAAAAAATTACCAGGCAGTGTTCTCAGATTGACCTGTGGCCTACCCTGTTCTCTATTTTCAAATGGAATTATGAGTCTGACTTTTTTGGAAAAAACGTACTTGATCCAAAGTTTGAAGAGCGTGCCCTAATGGGTACCTATCGTAAGCTGGTATTGATGAAAAAAGAAAAAGTAATGATTTTATCAGACCAGAAAAAACAGGCTTTTTACTCCTGGAATAAAGAAGATAACAGCCTTAAGTCCATACCTATGAACCAGCCGTTCCTTGAAGAAACTATTGCATGGTACCAGACTGCCGATTACCTTTTTACCAATAAATTATTAAAATAATAGTAACCTATATACATTTTATAATCAATCCAATTTAAAGTGGATACCCTTTTTGCCACAAAAAGTTAAGGTGGTTTGTAAAGATATTTGACCATTCCAAGTTTTATGGCAGAATCGTGGCGCATTTCATTTTGAAAAAGTACAACATCAGCAAAATCAAGGCCTAAGAAGTTTAGGTTCGAAACTTTTACACTCTGCGGTTGATTTAAAAGGAAACTTTTCAAAGTCTACAAAAAGTCAAAATTTATGGAAGCCCTGCATTTTAAATATTTATAATTATATTTGTAAAGCAAAAGAATAATACAACTTCTTGTTAGTTCGTTAGTACTCTAATTTTTGTGCATGTTTGAATATTGAAATAGTAAAATTGAATTTGGGTGCAGAATCGGTGCATTAGGTTCCAGACATTTATAAATACGTAGCAAAGACGGGATCTAAACACATAAAGTTCGAATCCTGCTCTCCCCACTAAAAGTCCTAATGAAAATTAGGACTTTTTTTATGCCCTAAATTTAGATGTTTTTTTTGCCACAAAATAGGATCAACGCAAAAACCTGTGGAGAAACATAAAATATTTTGTATTGACTAATTATTTTAACCGCAAAGGGCGCAAAGGCTTTTTATTCCTAAGGTTTTATATAAACGCAAAGTTCGCAAAGCTATATTGATAAAGCTTTGCGAACTTTGCGTTTAAGGAGCGTAATCTATAACAAAAAAACCTTTGCGCCCTTTGCGGTTAAATTCATGCTTAATTTTTATAGTTCCACAGGTTATTGCATTGATCCATTCTTAACTTATTGAAATTTAAAAAAGAATCATTAAAAATTTTTAGCTTTCATTTAAAGTAACTGAACTGAGAAATAACGGATAAGACTCTATATTTTTTGCCTGCAGGTCTGCATAATTATTATTTTCTTGTAAGTTTTCATTTTTTGTTTGCAAACATGAAAAACGTTCTTATATTTGCAACCGCTTAGAAAAACAAAGCGCACTAACGCTGAGATCGGGGAGATACTCAAGCGGCCAACGAGGGCAGACTGTAAATCTGCTGTGAAAACTTCGCAGGTTCGAATCCTGCTCTCCCCACTAAAAAGTCCTAATAAAAATTAGGACTTTTTTTATGGCAAAATTTCATTGCTGAGAATTCAAAAATAAAATCTTCCGTAAATAAAAAAACATATAAAAACTACAAATTCAAGGATTCGTAGTTTTTATATGTTTCTAAGGTAATTTCAATCTTTATAAAGATACTCAAAAGTTTTATGGCAGAATCACGGAAAATGGTGATTTTGAAAAAACTCAAAATATAATTTGATAGCGCTGCTATTCTATATTTAAATCAAAAACCCCCAATACTGGAAATAAACTCCTAAAACAATTAAAGAGAAAAGAATTGTTGAAATAACGCTTGCATTTGAAATTGACTTAAGTTTAAATGTAAAATAAATCAATGAAAATATAGTAAATAGAATAAAAAGCCACTGTACTACAAACAAATAGCTAAACTGACTGCGCATACCGAAAGCCAGTATATAAAAATTTTCCTGAGCTGTGTTGTTTATAGCTAAAACAAACCCGATGATGGCAAACAGCCCTAATAGAGAAGCAATTACAATTAAGATCCTGATAAATTTATTTGCTTTAGTATCGATTTCCTTTTTTATAAAGAAATAAATAAATACAAAAATTGAAATCAATAAAATAATAAAGGCAATGAGCAATGGTGCAAAAAATAAAAGGTTGAAACCATTTAGACTATTTGCAAAGTGAGAAACCCCGCCGTTTAATTCTACATCTGTAACAAAATTGACTTTATCAACAGATTCAAATCCTGTTACATCAAGTTTTTTACCTGGATTACTGATGAAATCATCAATAACTTTAGCTCCGATTTTGGAAAAAGCGGGAGCATGTCCAAAAACCGGAGCATCAACTAACAAAACATTTTTAAATCTTGCTGCAGTAATTTTTCCATTTGAAGGCGGAGTAATTGGGTCAAAATTTCCTGAAAGCACTAACACTGGAGCTTGCAATTCAGACAGATTCGACAGATCATTTTTGGCTTTAGCTGTTGTTACGTTTCCTAAATTCCATTTTTCGCATACTAAAAAATCTGATTTATAAAACGATAAACCGCCTTTTAATTTTTTATACTTAGCTGCATTCAAATCAAATGCTGTGATCGAGTTATACGGAATGGCCTCGTTGCAACTCACACAATAATACTGACCGTAATCTAAACTTAATGCTCCAGAAAATGCCGCTACAAGTGAACTTAATGTATTTGTATTGCCTTTGTTAAACTCGGTGATTAATAACGGTAAAAGTTCTATTAATTTTTTTTGGTACAACGCCTGCTGAATAGAAATTTTAAAATCCTGAGCATTATAAGTGAACTCCCCTTTCGGGATTATCTTTTGATCTACTTTTACGGTTATTGGCTTTTTTTCTAATTTCTCTATTGTTTCATAATATACATTCTCTAAATCAGGATATTGTTTATTGCAGTTTGGGTCATTTTTACAAGCATTAAAAACTTTTTCCAGACTGGTGACATAGTTTGAAGTATTCAAATTATAATAGTTGGAAATATCAGAAATTGAAGAATTGAGAACCAAAGATTTGATGTCCTGAGGAAAATCATTTGCATAAACCTGAGCTGTATACGTCCCGTAAGAAGTACCATAAACGTTCCAATTAT
This genomic interval carries:
- a CDS encoding TetR/AcrR family transcriptional regulator → MRGRPTIYEDSNIVKKAQEVFWQKGYSATSLNDLQKATGAGAGSFYNTFKGGKKEVFEKAIEERRLAFDAFKLELIKSESPLRLIKDFFISIASAEENEHLKGCIIANTVVEMTFIDKNLEASAVQILKDVEQMFTKAIKDEKLKGNLKTPTHPEILGKYLITFWCGLNTLRRMYPDKNVLKNQIEMQLAVIS
- a CDS encoding SDR family oxidoreductase, which produces MNLKLEGKRAFISGSTQGIGFAIAKQLLNEKAEVIINGRHEEKTNLAVQKLNDEFPDAVISGIVCDLKKKEEVTALLTKLNNIDILINNVGIFELKDFENLEDEEWYRIFEVNVMSCIRLSKKLLPQMLQKKSGRIVFISSESGVNIPGNMIHYGMTKATMTTISNGLSKLTTGTEVTVNAILGGPTYSDGVASTIEHIAALQNIEIEQMKNAIIQQTNPHSLLQRFIDPEEIASLAVYLSSPISIATNGASLRADGGVLKTI
- a CDS encoding sulfatase-like hydrolase/transferase → MPKLNPSHSRYAVLFYFMIWFLILSQILRITFFIWQYDEVSWNIINLFRTLFTGLFYDIGTITFVTPTAILYYTVMPNKWIGSVLDKILIYFFTTLTVFILVFTFFAELTFWDEFKTRFNFIAVDYLIYTHEVVANIEQSYPLPLLVGGVLLLTMLFIFIFFKRGAFGSTFTTKASAKTRLTVLSVSAAVALFFGFFIHNYQTEWSANRYNSEISKSGIYSFFAAFRNNQMKYVDFYTSIGNDKAFGIIKEKLKDPNSRYNSAGYSIHRTIKDSAASDQKKNIVFVLVESLSGSFLKEFGNKENITPFMDSLAQKSIFFNDLYATGTRTVRGMEAVTLCIPPTPGQSIVKRPENQNLYTVCSVFKSKAYDCNFFYGGDGYFDNMNAYFGGNGFTIYDRGRGSVLSDKIKTTRYNIDDNEVTFENAWGICDEDIFNKMLSVADAQYKNNKPFFNFVMTTSNHRPFTYPSGKIDILSGTSREGAVKYTDFALRELFRKASQKPWFKNTVFVIIADHCASSAGKDEIDVANYHIPALIVNLPEQYNQKITRQCSQIDLWPTLFSIFKWNYESDFFGKNVLDPKFEERALMGTYRKLVLMKKEKVMILSDQKKQAFYSWNKEDNSLKSIPMNQPFLEETIAWYQTADYLFTNKLLK
- a CDS encoding alpha/beta fold hydrolase — its product is MKNILKLFLLLCLLPTCLFSQTPAFKFEKTSTFFPEAKSINEENIEWGYLTVPENWDKPNGKKIKIAVAVLKNTSGKADTNPVIYIEGGPGAGGINGIWGWLKHPLRSNSDIILADVRGTGFSLPKFCPDLGKKFLEILAKNQNTTQDEKQKAIAAAACRQDLLIRDIDINEYNSKSIAKDLNALKKELGYNNWNVYGTSYGTYTAQVYANDFPQDIKSLVLNSSISDISNYYNLNTSNYVTSLEKVFNACKNDPNCNKQYPDLENVYYETIEKLEKKPITVKVDQKIIPKGEFTYNAQDFKISIQQALYQKKLIELLPLLITEFNKGNTNTLSSLVAAFSGALSLDYGQYYCVSCNEAIPYNSITAFDLNAAKYKKLKGGLSFYKSDFLVCEKWNLGNVTTAKAKNDLSNLSELQAPVLVLSGNFDPITPPSNGKITAARFKNVLLVDAPVFGHAPAFSKIGAKVIDDFISNPGKKLDVTGFESVDKVNFVTDVELNGGVSHFANSLNGFNLLFFAPLLIAFIILLISIFVFIYFFIKKEIDTKANKFIRILIVIASLLGLFAIIGFVLAINNTAQENFYILAFGMRSQFSYLFVVQWLFILFTIFSLIYFTFKLKSISNASVISTILFSLIVLGVYFQYWGFLI